The sequence GGGTGCCAGGTGCTTATGAAATTCCTCTTGTTGCTAAAAAGATGGCTGCTTCGGGGAAATACGATGCTGTCATTACACTTGGAACTGTGATTCGTGGCGCAACACCACATTTCGATTATGTGTGTAGTGAAGTAGCAAAAGGAGTTGCAAGTATCAATATGCAAGAAGGTATTCCTGTTATTTTTGGTGTGTTAACGACAGATACTATTGAGCAGGCTATTGAACGTGCTGGAACGAAAGCTGGCAATAAAGGCTGGGATGCAGGTACGGTTGCTATTGAAATGGCGAATTTAATGAAGCAAATATAAAAAAATGGTACGGCTCAGTCGAAAGTTAAAGGACTGAGCCTTCCTTTTGATCTTAACGAAAATTAGAAGCTGATGAGGGTGAACTTTGTATGGAATAAATGTGAACGATACGTGTCTGAAAACATTTTTTTCACTATGTCGATATGATTTCAACCTCTGAATTGTCGCATAAACGAATGAAAATCGTTATGATAAAGATAGATGCTATTACATAAGAAGGAGCGATTTAAGATGACTACTTTTCCTGAAAAAACATGCTCGATTGAACGACTAGTAACGATTCCAGAAGATGTTCAAAAAGTATTGAACGGTCAAAAAACGGCTACGCGCCGCAATGGTGTTTACGCGTATCCTGGAGAAATTATGGTGCTGGATGGTAAAGAGTTTAAAGTAGATGCACTTTATACACAAACACTTGGTGAATTAACGGATGAACATGCACAGCAAGAGGGCTATGCCGACGTAGAAGCGTACAAGCAATCGATGATGTCTATGCATGCACATGCGAAAATGCCTTGGCTTCCAACGATGAGTGTTTGGGTACATGAATACAGTCCGGTAGAGAAGTAATCGTCCGATGAAACCGGAAATCTACGGAATATTTGTTTTTTTACATGTGCTGAGTGCAGTCATATCCATCGGTCCGTTAACTCTTTTGATGCCAGTCATTAAGCGATTACACGGTGTTGAGGCTAGCATAGAACAAGCATATTTATCCGTTATTAAGGTTGTCATTCGAATCGTTATGCATGCAGGACATGTCCTTGTAGTTAGTGGCGTCTTGCTGCTAATTCTTGGACCTTACCCATGGACGACATCATGGGTAATCCTAACGCTTGTCATTTTACTTTTATCAGGTGTTTTCTTATCGAAAGGTTTTACCGTTGTATTACGTCGGTTTCATAATCCTGATGCCGACAAAAATGATATTCTCAAACGGTTGATGATAACGTCATGGATCTATCTCGGCTTAATGCTTATCATGCTATGGCTGATGGTGCAAAAACCGATGTTTTGGTGAATGAATACATGCGATACATAGATAGAGATGTGCATCTTGCTGGTGCATGTCTTTTTTATATTGATTTTTCGATTCTTTTATTGAAGTTGTTCGTCTAGTAAGGGAAGGGGGTGAGGTGGTGGAGCAAAGTAACGAGTCCATTTATCTTGAGCATAGTGATCGTATTTATCGGTATATATTTTTACAAGTTCGTCAGAAAGAGCTGGCGGAAGATTTGACGCAAGAGACATTTTATCGGGCATTTAACAATCGGCAATCATTTAAGCAACAAGCGAGTCTGTCGACATGGCTTCTGAAAATAGCGAGAAATGCGACATACGATTATTTTAGACGAAAGAGGATCATTCAGTTTTTAAGTTTTGGGAAAGAGGAGATTGTGGATACGCGCAGTTCTTCTCCAGAGGATGAATTAATAAGAAACGATGAGACAGAACGATTATATCGTGCGTTGGCGAACTTAAAGAAAGATTATCGTGATGTCCTTCTTTTACGCAAAATCAACGAAAGCTCGATTAAAGAAACAGCGTATATATTGGGCTGGACGGAAACAAAAGTGAAATCGACAATGGCACGGGCATTTGCTGCACTGAAAAAAGAAATGCTGGAACGGGAGGGAAGGACCGATGAGTGACTTCGATGAATATGATGTGGAGTTTGACAGGCTGAAGGACGTTAAGAGAAGCGATGCGGCACGAATAGCTAGTTTGAGGAAAATCAAGGCTCGTGACAAGAGTAAGAAGTTGAGTGTGATTCCACTGATTATATCTAGCATCATTGTTGCAGTAGTAGCTTTATTTATAGTGTTGACGTTGAATGAACATACCCTAGATGTTACAAAGGAAAAATCGATTATTGATAATCAAACAGTCGCAGAGATTCCCATTGTTGAAGTGACGCCAAGTCTTTTCACGGTTGAATATGGTGTAGATAATATGGATCGAGGCAATCATGATTATGAAACCATCGGCACTGATAAACGAATTGTAATAGACCCTGAAGCGTTAGACTTTAAGCGAGGGGATGTCGTCTACTTTAAAGCACCAGTGTATTCGAATGGCAGTCTGGCAGAATATCAAATATCACGAGTTGTCGGGTTACCGGGGGAGAAAATAGAAATCAAAAAAGGGCAAGTCTTTATTAATGATCAAAAACTCGAAGCTTTTTACTCAAATCCAACTGTGCGAGGAATGCTGATGCAAGAGTATTTGGAAGTAGTTAATCCTCAAAACTCAATGATGACTGAAGAAGATTTTCAAGAAGATATGGAGTCTATTTCGGTATCTGAAGGCTCGGTATTTGTTTTAGGGGATCAATGGTGGAGAAGTATAGATAGCCGTCACTTTGGGCCAATATCTTTGAGTGACGTTGAGGGGAAAGTGCTAGGGTATGAAGGACTTAAATAATAGCTGATATGCCGGACATGGATAGATGTCCGGCATTTATTATAAAATTATTTCTTTTTTGGAGGATGAAAGAGTGCTCCCAAGTATGGAAACTCAATGTTTATAATCCAAGAAGTCCAGAATGTTTAGATAGGTCCGTTTGATTCTAATCAAACGATATGGTAATGTGTTTGATATATTGTGAAACGAAAGTGAGTTGTGTTTGTTTGATGGGCGATGAAGACATGTTTTGGGATGCCTCTATTGAGGAGATGATGCAAGGGTACGTGTACAATCACAAGAGCGAAGAGTATATTTGTTTGATTTGTCGGGAGCGGTTTGAGGAAGGAGTTATTTATCCAAATGCCGGTCTTTTATTGGAGGCTAAAAAGGCTATTAAGCACCACATATCTGACATACATACGTCTATGTTCGATTATTTATTGAATATGGATAAAAAATATACGGGGATTACGGAGCATCAAAAGGATTTAATGGTTCATTTTAAAAACGGGTTAACGGATAAAGAGATTGTTGAAGCGTCAAATGGGGGAAGCACATCTACGATTCGCAATCATCGTTTTAGATTGAATGAGAAAGAGAAGCAAGCGAAGGTGTTTTTAACAATGATGGCACTCATGAAGAGTAACAAAGTTGAAAGTCAGCATGAATTGGTTACGTTTCATAAGGGGCGACAATGGTGGATGAACGATACGCGATAACGACAGAAGAGAAGGAAAAGGTCTTGGCGACGTATTTCAAAGAGGGTGTTGATGGCTCGTTGGACTTGCTGCCAAGTAAGGAAAAGCGCAAGATTATTGTGCTCCAGCAAATAGTGAAGCGTTTTGTTCCGAATACAATCTACTCTGAAAAAGAAATTAATGAAGTACTCAAATCTATTCATAGTGATTTTGCAACAATACGGCGCTATTTGATCGAATATGGATTTATGGACCGCAGTACGGATTGTGCGGAGTATTGGGTGAAAAACTAAGGGGGACTTCAGATGAAGGTTGAACTAACACGATATAGGGTTCAGCACGGGAAATCAGAACGGGTAGATGAGTGGCTAGATTTTTTGAATCACCACATTGATGAAGTGTTAGTCACCTTGGAAGGCGAAAAGATGTATGTCGAAACGATATTTAGGGAACGTCTTGGGGGTGAAGAATTTCTCTATTGGTATTCTGTGCAAGGTGATGGAGGTCAAGAGGTGGAGGATTCTGAGCACTGGATTGATAAAAAGCATCTGGCGTACTGGCGGGAATGTATTGATTCTTCATTCAAACCAATTGATCTGTTGACGGAGGTTGTCATGATTCCAAGTCATATAAAAAAATGCTTCCTTTCTTCCGAAATTTAAAATTAGGTGATGAAGATTCTGTTTTTATTGGGGAGCTAACTAAATGAGAATATTAGCCAAGACTTTCTTTCCTTTTGTAAAACCGTTATACTAAATAGAATGGGAGGGATTCGAAATGGAGAAACAGATACTTGAAATACTGACCAGTCTAAGCCGACAAATGGATACCATGAACGAACGAATGGACACTATGAGTGAACAAATGGATAAGATGGATGATAAGTTAGAAGCAATGGATATGAAAATTGATACAAAAATAGATGAAGTTCATGCAAGGCTTGATCAAGATTTTTTAGAAATTGGTGGGCTGTTTGAAGTAGCAGAAAAGCGTTTTGACGTGGTGAACCAACGACTCCTTTCAATTGAAGAATTAGCCAAAAGAACAGCCATGAGAGATGTGAAATACTTAATACATAAAGTTAGCCAAATAGAACAAGACGTATTCCTATTGAATGCCAATGACTGATTAAGAAGCCTTCATATAGGTTTCTTTTTTTTAGATAAGTATAAGTTTTGAAGCTACCATATCCCACTGGGGTATGGTATTTTTTATCGAAGTTGTTCGGTCTAGTAAAAGGAAGTGGTAAAGTAATTGTATTGATCGACTCTACACTTCCTATTTTTATAAGTAATACTAGTTTTTATTGAGTTATTTTATATTTTAGTATACTGTAAATACAGAGAGTTTAAATAATAATTAAAATACGCTTTCTTTAGTGAAGGAAAAGTAGGGGAAGTTGGGATGAATCGAACTTTTATGAAACATGAACTTGCGATAACGAGCAAAAGTAGAAAAAATATTCCTTTTATCGTCTTTTTAGGCGTATTCCTTTTCAGTTATTGTTTGGTCATTTTACCGAATCAAGAGACGAATGAGACATTTAGACCTATTGAAGTGAAAGAATTTTTGGATAACGTGCATGTGGAACAGAGCTATCGGGAGCAGAAAGGGTATACGGGAATAAATGTGATGAGTGGTGTTCCAGTTTATGCGACAAATGCACATTACGATACATTGTACTATGCTATGCTGACGGCTTATGAGGATCATGATTTTAATCGCTATCTCCGACTAAGGACTTTTTATCTCGAAGGGCATATGCATGCATTTATCGGAGATCCGACATTATTTACGGAGTCTCCTATGCCTAGAAAAGATGCAACTCATCTTTATTATCAGACGATGTTGCGTTTTGATGATTATTTGAAGAATGATTATAAGGTTTCCTATGGAATGATTCATGAAAAGACGGGATTGCAAGTATTGCAAAATATATTGCTTAATTATGGGATGTATCTGTTCCTTTTTTGTGTCATTTATTTGAGTAGTGATATTTTAGTGCGAGATCGGCAATATCGTACTGTGCTGCAAGGATTTCCACTATCTTGGTATCGACTGTTGAATTTGAAAACGCTTTCTGTTTTCTTGTACAGTCTCCTTGTCATAATGGGATTGATTATTGCGGGGGTATTTGTTGTTTCCCTTCAGTACGGATTTGGGTCTTTCGAAATGAAGGTGCCGGTTATGATTGCCCAACAGTTTTTTACCTTGAAAGATTATGATGTCATTACAACAGCCCAATTTCTATTGAAATCATTAAGTGTTATTCCTGTATTAGCTTATTTGTTCATCCGCTTAAATTTAGTGCTCAGCTTATTGCTGAAAAATGAATGGCTTGTTCTGACGGTGAGCAGTCTTATTCTCTTTTCAGAGCGATTTTATTTTACACGGACATCACGAGAGTTGTTCGGTATCGATATTAGTTATTTTCCGCAAACTTATTTCGATTTTGGGAAAATCATAACGGGGGAGAAGAATTTTTTATTGAATACTGAAACAATCACCTATGTGAAAGGGATCATCGTATTGCTGATTACGATTTTGCTTATTGAAGGTATGCTGATAATTGTTTCACGCATAGTTAATAAGCGAAGTTTCTATCAAACTCGTTGAATCTATTTCAATAGAAAGGATACGATTATGTTTTGGAAATATGTATTATTCGAATTGAAATTATTATTGAGTAATCGAAAAAATTGGCTATTATGCATTGTTATTTTACTGTTTTTCCCTTTATATTTCTCGGTCTATAGTCAAACTGAACTCGAAACGCTAAGGGATAAGAAGATAAAGGAGTCAGAGGCGTTCGAAACAATTTTCTATCAATTCTCTGAAGCATTACGGGAGACGCCCGAGGGCAAGGAAATCTACAATAATTTTACGGAACAAGTGTCATTGATTAATATGCAGCGCTTTTACTTAAGGAGAGGTGAGGATGTTCATTACATCGACAATGGGCTGAGGGTGAATGAACTGCGCTTGCAAATGCATGAAAGAGGCAATAAAGGAATTCCTTCATACTTAGTTGTGCCAAAGGAAGAGATTTTTAAGGAAGATGCCCTATTGCGCTATAACAAAGAGCATCACTTACCGCTCCAGCCGGATCCATTTGTCGCAAGCAACTATCTTCCTGCTGCGCTGAATACAATTAGTGGTCTGATTTTCTGTATTATTGTTCTTGTAGCGGGCAGTGGTATGTTAGCGCATGAACAACAGAATCAATCGGTTGTGACTGGGTTTCCGATATCATTTATGAAAAAAGTCAATGGCAAGGTCAGTATTCATTTTGTCCAAATCTTTTTATTTTTTATTTTAGGAATCCTGTTAGGCGGTATTTACGTTGCACAAAAAACAGATGTTGGGAATTTTGATTCACCTATGTTACTCTTCCAGAATGAGGAGTTTGTAGCCGTTTCAACAGGAACGTATCTCGCTTATATGTTGATAGCGTTG comes from Sporosarcina sp. FSL K6-3457 and encodes:
- the ribH gene encoding 6,7-dimethyl-8-ribityllumazine synthase — its product is MGTIYEGHLVGTGLKIGIVVARFNEFITGKLLDGAQDALRRHGVAESDTAIAWVPGAYEIPLVAKKMAASGKYDAVITLGTVIRGATPHFDYVCSEVAKGVASINMQEGIPVIFGVLTTDTIEQAIERAGTKAGNKGWDAGTVAIEMANLMKQI
- a CDS encoding ASCH domain-containing protein — translated: MTTFPEKTCSIERLVTIPEDVQKVLNGQKTATRRNGVYAYPGEIMVLDGKEFKVDALYTQTLGELTDEHAQQEGYADVEAYKQSMMSMHAHAKMPWLPTMSVWVHEYSPVEK
- a CDS encoding DUF2269 family protein yields the protein MKPEIYGIFVFLHVLSAVISIGPLTLLMPVIKRLHGVEASIEQAYLSVIKVVIRIVMHAGHVLVVSGVLLLILGPYPWTTSWVILTLVILLLSGVFLSKGFTVVLRRFHNPDADKNDILKRLMITSWIYLGLMLIMLWLMVQKPMFW
- a CDS encoding RNA polymerase sigma factor, which codes for MEQSNESIYLEHSDRIYRYIFLQVRQKELAEDLTQETFYRAFNNRQSFKQQASLSTWLLKIARNATYDYFRRKRIIQFLSFGKEEIVDTRSSSPEDELIRNDETERLYRALANLKKDYRDVLLLRKINESSIKETAYILGWTETKVKSTMARAFAALKKEMLEREGRTDE
- the lepB gene encoding signal peptidase I, which translates into the protein MSDFDEYDVEFDRLKDVKRSDAARIASLRKIKARDKSKKLSVIPLIISSIIVAVVALFIVLTLNEHTLDVTKEKSIIDNQTVAEIPIVEVTPSLFTVEYGVDNMDRGNHDYETIGTDKRIVIDPEALDFKRGDVVYFKAPVYSNGSLAEYQISRVVGLPGEKIEIKKGQVFINDQKLEAFYSNPTVRGMLMQEYLEVVNPQNSMMTEEDFQEDMESISVSEGSVFVLGDQWWRSIDSRHFGPISLSDVEGKVLGYEGLK
- a CDS encoding DUF6176 family protein, with amino-acid sequence MKVELTRYRVQHGKSERVDEWLDFLNHHIDEVLVTLEGEKMYVETIFRERLGGEEFLYWYSVQGDGGQEVEDSEHWIDKKHLAYWRECIDSSFKPIDLLTEVVMIPSHIKKCFLSSEI